The Dehalococcoidales bacterium region TTAATACCTCCTGTAGTATCGGGGTAAATTCTTTCTCCGGGTCTAGGGCTGCCATTGCTACAAGCCATGCAGCCAGGTTGAGAGCGTCCTCTCTGGACATGCGGGCTGCTCTCATGGGAAGCCCGACGATGATAGTGTCAGCTCCCTGCAGTCCGACTAAAAATTTGTTATCAGCCATGATTCACCTCCTCTGTTTTATAGTCAGGGAATGTTTTTTGTATACAGCTTGAGAAGAAAAAGAGGGCGTCGCCCCATGTCACTGCCTCTCCCCATTTTCTGAATATGCGCTTCTCACCTGTTTTTAATCCGGTGTGTATAATGTAAGGTTTTTCGCCAGGCGATGGATCAAGAACTTTATTCAGTTCGATGATGGATCCGTCCCATGCGTTCGCTTCCATTACGGTAACCCACATAACGATGCCTCCTTTATTTTTCAAGAAATAATGAGTGTTATCTAAAAACCCGGCAGCTTGACGCCCTGTCGTTTCACCTTCCTGGTATCCAGCTCCGGGCTATATTTCAAATTCATTCTGATAATACGTTGAACTTCTTCCTCGGTCGGTGCGCGCATCAGTTGCCAGACGCCCCTCGCCTTTCGCACGTCCCCCAGTCCCATGTCGTAGACTTGGACACCGATCAGGTGGGCGACATCCGGAGGGCAGCCCTCAACTCGAGTCAGCATTCCCACACACACGTCAATAAATTCTTGGCGGGTGTATTCCTTAAAGTAAGGATGGAAAGCAAAGCGGGAGAGGAACTCAGGCGACATCTTCTTCGAGCTATTGCAGGCAGCAATGACCATCGTGTCCAGGACGATCCCCCGGGTCTTACCGCTCTTTGTCTCGAGTATCTCTCCTTTCTCCATCAAACCCAGTAGAACGGAATAGCAATCGTGCCTCATTTTATCTACTTCGTCCAGGAGAAGGAGCTCCGGCTTTATCTCGAAGAGCACGTCGCTTAAACCCGCTGCAGATGTTCTGGACCCGAAAGCCATGTAAGCATAAGGTACGCATGTTCTGACGCATTCCAGGATAACTGATTTCGCGCATGCCGGCGGCCCTTCGAGCATGAAGTTGATTCGGCGTCGCTGGGCGATGGCGTCCGCTAATGTTTCCTTTATATCCTCGAAACCCACGACGAGCTCCATCGACTCCATGAGGGTACTACGGGGCACGGCAGTAAACTTTCGCTCCATCGATGCGGACCATACAACCTGACGACCTTTATCAGTCAGCAGGTATTTTGTAAGACGAGGTTGCCTGACCGCTGCCGTAACATATCCCTGGTCGACAAGACGCTTGATATCGTCTTTAGTGGCGCCCACAACCCAGAACTCCCAGGATTTCCATTGTGGAGGTCTCCGCTTGTCGTCTTCTCGCTCTTGAGCCTTTTTTAATATTTCAATGTCGGTAGCCATTATCGATAAACTCCCGTATATTCGCTATCAGCTTCGACTCTTTGATCTCATAAGCAGATCGGAGCTTTTTAACACTGTCTTTATCAAGGGGCTCAGGACTTCCCCATCTCTCGACGATGTGTTTCCCCATATTGTCTCGAGCAATTAACCCATGTGTGGCGATAACCGCCATCAAGTTGAAGAGCAAGGAGATCTGGTTCTGAAAAGCGTCGGCAATCCCCTGCAGGTGTTCTTTATCCTCCTTGAGCTGTTTGTCCATTGTAGCTTCTTCCAGAGCTTTGAAGATCGCTTCCTCACTGTATTCTTGCATGTAATAGTTTCTGGCGTGGCGTTGCTCAAGAAAGCGGTCGGTAGCCTTCTCGTACCGCTTGGCACGCTGGTAACCCTCGTCATTCTGTATGAAAGTGGCCTTCTCTCGTTTAGCGACTACCTCAATTTCCTTATGAGCGGACCGGAGAAATGAGGCGAGTAGAACGTCATTAAGTTCAGGTGCCCGGTTGTATGAGGCTGCACGAGCGGTATTCAGACGGTCGCCTGCAGGATATATCCAGCCGGCGCCCTGGGGGAGCTCTTCTATTTCGATAATACCTTTGGGAGCAACGTACCAGAACTCGTGAAAATATTGTAGACACCATTTGTACTTCTCCGGTTGGCTGAGCTCCCGGAGAAAGTCGTTTCTACTAATCTTGACCTCGAATGCTCGGCGGGTCAATCCCTTTGAAGGCCACATCTCGAAGACTGCAGCGTCGATATGTCGGTCTGCGCTGAAACCTGTACCATTAGCAACCTGCTCGAGCAGTATCGCCGGGTTGTTACCATTGGCGATATCTTCCACCCTGTATTTTTTACGCAGAAGCTGTATAAGCTCTGCAGATGTATAAGTCTTCTCGTTTTTCAATGTTCCCCGCCTTACTTATCCGGATCTAGCTCTTTTATTTCCTCCTCGGTGAAACCCATCGAGAGAAATTGTTGCCGGCACCAGCCGCGTAGCTCGTTAGCACTCGCTTTGAAAGTAGGTCCAAAAGCTTGGGTCTGTGGGTGTAGTATCAACAGACGAAGGGCAGACGCTAATATCCCTACACCAACCCGGTCTACGGTGAGGTTGAATCTTTTGTCTACAGCTGCGTCCATTAACTTATTGTACCGTTCAATGTTCATGGTTACTTCTCCTTAGTCTTTTTTTCTTCGATATATTCCTGGCGAGACCTATAGTCCTTTTGCGTTAGGTTGGCGCCGGCATGGGGGCAGCTCCCGAGTTTGTCGACCCCCTTCTTCCAAGTTTCAGGATCCGTGGTCTTTGGTACTTCAGTGCATGCACTTTGTAAGCATTTTCTGAAATAGTAGGGGCAGAGAGATTCTTTTATGGTCTTGCGTGGCATTACGTTTTTACTCCTATCGATTTTAGTTGCAGATCTGCAGGATATTCCTGACGAAAAGCGCCATCGTGGAAGAAGGGTTCTGTCTTCGGCAATGACGACCATATATTCTTTTTTAGAAAGACGGGGATGTTAATTTCAATGGAGTTGCGGACAAGCCACTCGATGTGTTCCGGGGGTACTTTAATGAGGGGTTTGGTCTGAGCGCCGATAACTACCCAACCAATCTTAAAGAGCTCTGCGATAGTGGCGTGCATCTTTTCGTAGGGTGGCTCTATAGATATCCAGCGGTGAGCGCATCTCACGTATGGTAGAGTCATTAGAAGGCTGTGAAGGGCTTTCTGGTTAGTTGCGGTACCGCCAATCCAGG contains the following coding sequences:
- a CDS encoding AAA family ATPase, with product MATDIEILKKAQEREDDKRRPPQWKSWEFWVVGATKDDIKRLVDQGYVTAAVRQPRLTKYLLTDKGRQVVWSASMERKFTAVPRSTLMESMELVVGFEDIKETLADAIAQRRRINFMLEGPPACAKSVILECVRTCVPYAYMAFGSRTSAAGLSDVLFEIKPELLLLDEVDKMRHDCYSVLLGLMEKGEILETKSGKTRGIVLDTMVIAACNSSKKMSPEFLSRFAFHPYFKEYTRQEFIDVCVGMLTRVEGCPPDVAHLIGVQVYDMGLGDVRKARGVWQLMRAPTEEEVQRIIRMNLKYSPELDTRKVKRQGVKLPGF